From Streptomyces sp. NBC_01551:
GGTCACCGGAGACGGAGATGTCGTTCTGTCCGCCCGGGCAGAGCACCCGGCTCACCGTCTTGGGCGCCTTCGGGTTGCCGATGTCGTAGATCGTGAAGCCGTCGTAGTTGCCCGCGTAGGCGTACCGGCCCTGGAAGGCCAGGTCGGAGTTGATCACGTCGGGGTTGGCGCTGGGGATGTTGGCCAGGGGCTTGATGTTCCGGCTGTGGACGATCTCGTCCTGGCCGGGGATCTCGCCGGGGCTGATGTCGCGGCCCTGGGCGATGCCGGAGCCGAGGCCCTGCCGCGAGCCCGCCCCGGGCGTTAAGTCGCCCGGATCGGGGGTGGCGGACGCGGGTCCCGCCGCCAGGAGCGTGGTGAGGAGTCCGGCCGCCGCGACGGCCACCCCCAGACTCCTGGTCCGCACTCTGGTGGTGTGCAACGAGGTCACTGTGCCCTCCCATGGGAGTCCGATCGGTTCCGTTCTCGGTGGAACGGAACCAGGACCCCGGCAGTATCTTCCTTTCCATGGACATGGCAAAAGGGTTACTTCGCGGATCAGCCGGAGCGGCCGTGGCCGCCGCGGCCCTGCTCGCGCTCGCCGGATGCCAGGACGGCGGCGGCGAGACCGGGGCGAACGGGGCGAAAGGCGGCCAGAACTCGGTGATCGCGCCCGGCAAACCGGGTGAGCGGGCCCGCACCCTCTCCCCCGAACAAGCCGCCAGGGAACGTCCGGACGACACCCCCAACGCGGCCGACCACGCCTACGTGACGGGGATGATCGAGCACCACCGGCAGGCCCTCACCATGAGCGCGCTCGCACCGGACCGGGCGTCGGCGGACGGGGTCAAGGGGCTCGCGGAGCGGATCGCGGCCGCACAGAAGCCCGAGATCGGGGCGATGGAGAAATGGCTGACGCGCCACCCCGCGCCGAGCGGGACCGGTGGGCACCAGCACGGTGCGATGCCGGGCATGGCCACCGACGCGCAGCTGAGGGAACTCGCCGACGCCAAGGGGGCCGATTTCGACCGGCTCTTCCTGAAGCTGATGACCGCCCACCACGAGGGCGCCCTGAAGATGGCGGGCGAGGCGCTGGCCGGCGGGAACAACGTGGCGGTCGAGGAGATGGCCACCGAGGTGGTGGCCACCCAGAGCGCCGAGATCCACCGTATGCGCGCGATGGGCTGACGACCCCGGGAGCCGGTGGCATGCTGGGAGCACCTGCGGGAGGAGCTCCGCCGTGCTTCGTATCGCCGTCGTCGGTTCGGGCCCCAGCGGGGTCTACGCCGCGCAGACCCTGACCCAGCAGCGCGAGGTGCCGGGGGTGCGGGTCGACGTACTGGACCGGCTGCCGGCGCCGTACGGGCTGGTGCGGTACGGGGTGGCCCCCGACCACGAGAAGATCAAGTCGCTCCAGGGCAGCCTGCGCACGGTTTTGGAGGACGAGCGGATCCGCTTCCTCGGCAACGTCGAGGTCGGCGGGGAACTGCTGCCCACCGCGCGACTCCTGGAGCTGTACCACGCGGTGGTGTACTGCGTCGGGGCGGCGCGGGACCGGATGCTCGGGATCCCCGGCGAGGAACTGGCCGGGGTCCACTCCGCGACGGCGTTCGTGTCCTGGTACAGCGGCCACCCGGACACCGACCCCGGCGCCTTCGACCTGACCGGGGTGCGCTCGGCGGTCGTGATCGGGGCCGGGAACGTCGCGGTGGACGTGACACGGATGCTGGCGCGGGGCGTACCCGAACTCGCGCCGACCGACATGCCGCAGGCGGCTCTGGGCGTGCTCGGCGCCAGCGCGGTGCGCGAGGTCCACATGGTGGCGCGCCGGGGCCCCTCGCAGGGCAAGTTCACCACCAAGGAGCTGCGCGAGCTGGGCACCCTGCCGGGCGTCGACGTCCGGGTCGACCCGGCGGAGCTGGCCGTGGACCCGGCGTACGCGGACCAGGGCGCGGCCCTGCCCGCCGTGAACCGGCGCAACGTGGAGGCCCTGCGGGGCTGGGCCACCAGC
This genomic window contains:
- a CDS encoding FAD-dependent oxidoreductase; its protein translation is MLRIAVVGSGPSGVYAAQTLTQQREVPGVRVDVLDRLPAPYGLVRYGVAPDHEKIKSLQGSLRTVLEDERIRFLGNVEVGGELLPTARLLELYHAVVYCVGAARDRMLGIPGEELAGVHSATAFVSWYSGHPDTDPGAFDLTGVRSAVVIGAGNVAVDVTRMLARGVPELAPTDMPQAALGVLGASAVREVHMVARRGPSQGKFTTKELRELGTLPGVDVRVDPAELAVDPAYADQGAALPAVNRRNVEALRGWATSPPAGGDRSISLRFFLRPVEVLGGPGTGVSGVRFERTAPDARGGVTGTGEYEDVPAELVLRSVGYQGVPLPGLPFDPATATVPHAAGRVMREGRASVGEYVAGWIKRGPTGVIGTNRPCAKETASSLLQDAGVLARRELPDDPLPALRAAGLHPVEWPGWLAIESAESALGHSLGRRSVKIADWPGLLAAAAGRP
- a CDS encoding DUF305 domain-containing protein, encoding MDMAKGLLRGSAGAAVAAAALLALAGCQDGGGETGANGAKGGQNSVIAPGKPGERARTLSPEQAARERPDDTPNAADHAYVTGMIEHHRQALTMSALAPDRASADGVKGLAERIAAAQKPEIGAMEKWLTRHPAPSGTGGHQHGAMPGMATDAQLRELADAKGADFDRLFLKLMTAHHEGALKMAGEALAGGNNVAVEEMATEVVATQSAEIHRMRAMG